Proteins encoded by one window of Halomonas sp. SH5A2:
- a CDS encoding efflux RND transporter permease subunit, whose protein sequence is MVDYFLRHRAASYLMTVVLLAGGALAFLGMGQLEFPEFTIRNALITTQYPGATPEEVEQEVTSTLEESIQGMSSIKRVSSVSSDGLSQITVELESTVQNEELEQLWDSLRRKVQDAQAALPPGASQSRVNDDFGDVFGLMVNLTGEGYSMPDLADHADFLKRELALVDGVEKVSLGGEHEERIFIEVDRERLRALNIPLTRLQQLLDTQNAVADSGHLKQDGRRFRITPTGSAANIDDLRALIVSEGDGELVRLSDIAEVSRELAEQPQQLYRDMGRPAMSLGVSFESGVNVVEVGERLQQRLDKLQTRTPVGMELNVVYDQPQVVDEAVSGFLVSLMQAVAIVIVVLMLFMGWRSGLLMGFILLITIIGTFMLMRFHGLQLEKISLGALIIALGMLVDNAIVVTEGMLVGLKRGNTIRDSAHQVIRQNAWPLLAATLIAIAAFAPIGLSPDTTGEFIGSLFFVLLYSLLLSWVTALTLTPFYFKLFFRNVAPGDGQEDPYKGIVYRVFGRVIIAGIRFRWVTLVLVVAILAGAVVGFGSVKNAFFPASNTPIFFVDYRTPEGTDILETQRRVSELEDSVMDMDGVRHLTTTVGGGAQRFTLTYSPEDRYASYAQLIIETDDKTTQQERMAEVEKVLERDHSDIDYKIAPLEVGPAPKAKLEARLYGSDPAVLRQLGDQVEAMFHDTPHMTSVRTSWRNRVQAIQPVFMEDTARRLGVTREDLADTLALSTRGSQVGVYRDGSDLIPMVARAIPEQRHDVDNLGSLNVWSEEQGRYITADQVISDITTKVSDPLIMRRNRERMLAVYGEPHPLSGVTAASVLADIRPQVDALDLPSGYRLEWGGEYETAGEAQSGLFSSLPLGLVMMFIITVVLFNNFRQPLAIWSLVPLTIIGVVGALLLTGLPFSFMALLGTLSLIGMVIKNAIVLVEEINVQLPLHQDRYHAVVRAAVSRVRPVAMAALTTMLGMIPLISDAFFASMAVALIGGLGVATLLTLVVLPVVYCVLYRIRIHTDK, encoded by the coding sequence ATGGTCGATTACTTTTTACGCCACCGGGCCGCCAGCTATTTAATGACCGTGGTGCTGCTCGCGGGCGGCGCGCTGGCGTTTTTAGGCATGGGGCAGCTTGAGTTCCCCGAGTTCACCATCCGCAATGCGTTGATCACCACCCAATACCCCGGTGCGACCCCTGAAGAAGTGGAGCAGGAAGTTACCTCGACACTGGAAGAATCGATCCAGGGGATGTCGTCGATCAAACGCGTCAGCTCGGTGAGCTCCGATGGCCTCTCGCAGATTACCGTCGAGCTTGAAAGCACGGTACAAAACGAAGAGTTGGAGCAACTTTGGGATTCGCTGCGCCGTAAAGTTCAGGATGCCCAGGCAGCGCTGCCGCCGGGAGCCAGCCAGTCCCGCGTGAACGACGATTTTGGCGATGTGTTTGGCTTGATGGTCAACCTGACCGGCGAAGGCTATAGCATGCCCGACCTTGCCGATCATGCCGATTTTCTCAAGCGCGAGCTGGCGCTGGTAGACGGGGTCGAAAAGGTATCGTTGGGGGGCGAGCACGAAGAGCGCATTTTTATTGAGGTCGACCGCGAACGGCTACGTGCGCTCAATATCCCGTTAACCCGCCTGCAACAGCTGCTAGATACGCAGAATGCGGTGGCCGACTCGGGGCATCTCAAGCAGGATGGCCGTCGCTTTCGTATTACGCCTACCGGTAGCGCAGCGAATATTGATGACCTACGCGCGCTGATCGTCAGCGAAGGTGATGGCGAGCTGGTGCGGCTGAGCGATATCGCCGAGGTGAGCCGTGAGCTGGCGGAGCAGCCCCAGCAGCTTTACCGCGACATGGGCCGGCCCGCGATGTCGCTGGGCGTCTCCTTTGAAAGTGGCGTGAATGTGGTCGAGGTGGGCGAGCGGCTTCAGCAACGCCTGGATAAGCTTCAGACCCGCACGCCGGTGGGCATGGAACTCAATGTGGTGTACGACCAACCCCAAGTGGTCGATGAGGCGGTGTCCGGCTTTTTGGTCAGCCTGATGCAGGCGGTGGCCATCGTCATCGTGGTCTTGATGCTGTTCATGGGCTGGCGCAGCGGCTTGTTGATGGGTTTTATCCTGCTAATCACCATCATCGGCACCTTTATGCTGATGCGCTTCCACGGCCTGCAGCTGGAAAAAATCTCCCTTGGCGCGCTCATTATTGCCCTCGGCATGCTGGTGGATAACGCCATTGTGGTCACTGAGGGCATGCTGGTGGGGTTGAAGCGCGGCAACACGATTCGCGATTCAGCGCATCAGGTCATTCGCCAGAACGCCTGGCCCTTGCTTGCCGCCACGCTGATTGCGATTGCCGCCTTTGCGCCCATTGGCCTATCACCGGATACCACCGGTGAGTTTATCGGCTCACTGTTTTTTGTGCTGCTCTACTCGTTGCTGCTGAGCTGGGTTACCGCGCTGACGCTGACGCCGTTCTACTTCAAGCTATTTTTCCGCAACGTGGCGCCCGGCGATGGGCAGGAGGATCCCTACAAAGGCATTGTGTACCGCGTTTTCGGCCGGGTGATTATTGCCGGAATCCGCTTTCGCTGGGTCACTCTGGTGCTGGTGGTGGCGATTCTGGCAGGCGCGGTGGTGGGCTTTGGCTCGGTTAAAAATGCCTTCTTCCCGGCGTCGAACACGCCGATCTTCTTTGTCGATTACCGCACGCCGGAAGGCACGGATATCCTCGAAACCCAGCGCCGGGTCAGCGAGCTGGAAGACAGCGTCATGGACATGGACGGCGTTCGCCATTTGACCACCACGGTGGGTGGCGGCGCGCAGCGCTTTACCCTGACCTACTCGCCGGAAGACCGCTACGCAAGCTATGCTCAACTGATTATCGAAACCGACGACAAAACCACCCAGCAGGAGCGCATGGCTGAGGTGGAAAAGGTGTTAGAGCGCGATCATAGCGATATCGACTATAAAATCGCGCCTTTAGAAGTGGGTCCCGCGCCGAAAGCCAAACTGGAAGCACGCCTCTATGGCAGTGATCCAGCAGTGTTGCGTCAGCTTGGGGATCAGGTTGAAGCGATGTTCCACGATACGCCGCACATGACCAGCGTACGCACTAGCTGGCGCAACCGTGTCCAGGCCATTCAGCCAGTCTTTATGGAAGATACGGCCCGCAGGCTGGGTGTTACCCGCGAGGACCTGGCGGATACGCTCGCCTTGAGTACCAGAGGCAGCCAGGTGGGCGTTTACCGCGATGGCAGCGACCTGATTCCCATGGTGGCACGGGCAATTCCCGAGCAGCGCCACGACGTGGATAATCTTGGCTCGCTCAACGTGTGGAGTGAAGAGCAAGGTCGCTATATCACCGCCGACCAGGTCATCAGCGATATCACCACTAAGGTGTCAGACCCGCTAATCATGCGCCGTAACCGCGAACGTATGCTGGCGGTTTATGGGGAGCCGCACCCGTTAAGCGGGGTGACGGCGGCCAGCGTGTTGGCTGATATTCGTCCCCAGGTGGACGCTCTAGACCTGCCGTCAGGCTATCGGCTGGAGTGGGGCGGTGAATATGAAACCGCCGGCGAGGCGCAAAGCGGGCTGTTTTCCTCGCTGCCGCTTGGGCTGGTGATGATGTTTATCATCACCGTGGTGCTGTTCAATAACTTCCGTCAGCCGCTGGCGATTTGGTCACTGGTGCCGCTGACGATTATCGGTGTGGTAGGCGCGCTGCTTCTAACCGGTCTGCCGTTCTCGTTTATGGCGCTGCTGGGCACGCTGAGTTTGATCGGCATGGTGATCAAGAACGCCATCGTGCTGGTGGAGGAAATCAACGTGCAGTTGCCACTGCACCAGGACCGCTACCACGCAGTGGTTCGCGCCGCGGTCAGCCGGGTACGTCCGGTCGCCATGGCCGCACTGACCACCATGCTAGGGATGATTCCGCTGATCAGCGACGCCTTCTTTGCCAGCATGGCGGTCGCCCTGATTGGCGGCTTGGGCGTCGCCACGCTGTTAACCCTCGTGGTGCTGCCGGTGGTCTACTGTGTGCTCTACCGGATTCGCATCCACACTGATAAATAA